In the Devosia sp. SL43 genome, one interval contains:
- a CDS encoding DNA-3-methyladenine glycosylase I, with the protein MSNESALDTLPRCPWPGDDPLYRHYHDREWGRPVTSDTRLFEKICLEGFQSGLSWITILRKRERFREVFHGFDIAKVAAMDETDIERLLLDAGIIRHRGKIAATINNAKRTLELQAEFGSLAAYVWRFETMPEHRPDDLSWDNLRKLAQTEASVRLSKDLRKRGFNFVGPTTCYAFMQAMGLVNDHIHGCFCRDEVEAERNALVRPVR; encoded by the coding sequence CCGTGGCCGGGTGACGATCCGCTCTATCGTCATTATCACGACCGCGAATGGGGCCGTCCGGTCACATCGGACACCAGGTTGTTCGAGAAGATTTGCCTTGAAGGTTTCCAGTCCGGCCTCTCCTGGATCACCATCCTGCGCAAGCGCGAGCGCTTCCGCGAAGTGTTCCACGGCTTCGATATCGCCAAAGTCGCCGCCATGGACGAGACAGACATCGAGCGTCTGCTGCTCGATGCCGGCATCATCCGCCATCGCGGTAAGATCGCCGCCACCATCAACAATGCCAAGCGTACGCTGGAGCTGCAGGCCGAGTTCGGCTCGCTCGCCGCCTATGTCTGGCGCTTCGAGACCATGCCCGAGCATCGCCCCGACGACCTCAGCTGGGACAACCTGCGCAAGCTGGCCCAGACCGAAGCCTCGGTCCGCCTCAGCAAGGATCTGCGCAAGCGCGGCTTCAACTTCGTCGGCCCCACCACCTGCTACGCCTTCATGCAGGCCATGGGCCTGGTCAACGACCACATCCACGGCTGCTTCTGCCGCGACGAGGTTGAGGCCGAACGCAATGCACTGGTTCGGCCTGTCCGCTAA